The proteins below are encoded in one region of Silene latifolia isolate original U9 population chromosome 2, ASM4854445v1, whole genome shotgun sequence:
- the LOC141643077 gene encoding uncharacterized protein LOC141643077 yields MQTEARVGDGCTRKYVKVKQQHQSQIGTVSQLLAGGIAGAVSKTCTAPLARLTILFQIQGMHSNAETLRKACIWKEASRVMHEEGLKAFWKGNLVTIAHRLPYSSVSFYSYERYKNILQSFPGLESNSENIGAHLIVRLTGGFLAGVTAAASTYPLDLVRTRLAAQTNVMYYNGIWHALRTICKEEGVFGLYKGLGPTLLSVGPNIAISFSVYETLRSQWQIKRPHDSGALVSLACGSVSGIASSTVIFPIDLVRRRMQLEGAGGRARVYNTGIFGTLKHIVRGEGFRGLYRGILPEYYKVVPSVSIVFMTYEAMKKFLSSHPPDQ; encoded by the exons ATGCAGACGGAAGCGAGGGTAGGAGATGGGTGTACGAGGAAATACGTCAAAGTGAAGCAACAACATCAATCGCAAATTGGTACGGTGTCTCAGCTTCTTGCCGGTGGAATCGCCGGCGCTGTCAGTAAAACTTGTACCGCCCCTCTTGCTCGTCTCACCATTCTCTTTCAG ATACAAGGAATGCACTCAAATGCTGAAACCTTGAGAAAAGCTTGCATATGGAAGGAGGCTTCACGGGTTATGCATGAGGAAGGATTAAAAGCATTTTGGAAAGGAAATCTGGTTACAATCGCTCATCGCCTTCCATATTCTTCTGTTAGCTTTTACTCGTATGAGCGGTACAAGAAT ATTTTGCAGTCATTTCCGGGATTAGAGAGCAATAGTGAAAACATAGGTGCCCACCTTATTGTGAGATTGACGGGTGGTTTTTTAGCTGGAGTAACAGCTGCCGCAAGTACTTATCCTCTTGATCTAGTGAGGACACGCCTTGCTGCTCAA ACAAATGTGATGTATTACAATGGTATATGGCATGCGCTCCGCACTATTTGCAAAGAAGAAGGCGTTTTTGGTCTTTATAAAGGACTCGGACCAACATTATTG AGCGTGGGGCCAAATATAGCAATCAGCTTCTCCGTTTATGAAACCTTGAGGTCCCAGTGGCAGATAAAAAG GCCGCATGATTCCGGTGCTCTCGTCAGTCTTGCATGTGGAAGTGTCTCTGGCATTGCCTCATCAACCG TTATATTTCCCATTGATTTGGTGAGGAGGCGGATGCAACTGGAAGGAGCAGGTGGACGAGCACGTGTGTACAATACGGGCATCTTCGGTACGTTAAAGCATATCGTCCGAGGTGAAGGCTTCAGAGGATTGTACAGGGGAATACTCCCTGAATACTACAAGGTTGTGCCTAGTGTTAGCATTGTTTTTATGACATACGAGGCAATGAAGAAGTTTTTGTCAAGTCATCCTCCAGATCAGTAG
- the LOC141643076 gene encoding protein DA1-related 2 isoform X3, translating to MADSSQVNHFSQPCIYERKSKFMKWLSKVFKGSGGGSSHGSSIGGRHPQFDEDENMLWRPPRTSLDGRPKPEKGREEVDHSLALSLADDVRRPNGYKWRSENEDEVARGVQDSLHRPSYPPYMPSYPDYPPYDPVPFCPRSYKLCSGCNRDIGYGNYLGCMGTFFHPECFCCRSCGYPITEHEFSLSGRDPYHKSCFKELTHPKCEVCHHFIPTNAAGLIEYRCHPFWSQKYCPSHEQDNTARCCSCERLESWNTRYIGLEDGRSICLECMESAIMDTGDCQPLYHAIRDYYEGMNMRLDQQIPMLLVERQALNDAIVGEKNGYHHMPETRGLCLSEEQTVTSILRRPRIGGHRLVGMRTHPQRLTRRCEVTAILVLYGLPRLLTGAILAHELMHGWLRLKGYRNLSPEVEEGICQVLSYMWLESEVIPGFRGMASTSTATSSSNSSSKKGRTSEVEKKLGEFFLHQIAHDASPAYGGGFRAANAAVNKYGLRRTLDHIRYTGSFPI from the exons ATGGCTGATTCTTCTCAAGTCAACCATTTTTCTCAACCCTGCATTTATG AGAGGAAATCCAAGTTTATGAAATGGCTGAGTAAAGTTTTTAAAGGGAGTGGAGGAGGGTCTAGTCACGGCTCATCGATTGGCGGTCGGCATCCACAGTTTGATGAAGACGAGAACATGCTTTGGCGACCGCCCCGTACTTCCCTG GATGGTCGGCCTAAACCGGAGAAAGGCAGAGAAGAGGTAGACCATTCACTTGCGCTTTCTTTGGCAGACGACGTCAGGAGACCAAATG GATATAAATGGCGGTCGGAAAATGAGGATGAAGTTGCAAGGGGAGTACAGGACAGCCTGCATAGACCTTCCTATCCTCCCTATATGCCCTCTTATCCTGACTACCCTCCTTATGATCCTGTCCCTTTCTGTCCTAGATCATACAA ATTATGCAGCGGATGCAATCGGGATATTGGGTATGGTAATTATCTAGGATGCATGGGAACCTTTTTCCATCCAGAATGCTTTTGCTGTCGCTCTTGTGGATATCCCATCACTGAACATGAG TTCTCTTTGTCAGGGAGGGATCCATACCACAAATCTTGTTTCAAGGAGTTAACCCATCCAAAGTGTGAAGTTTGTCATCATTTT ATTCCTACAAACGCAGCTGGACTGATCGAGTATCGATGCCACCCATTTTGGTCCCAGAAATACTGTCCCTCACACGAACAGGATAACACAGCTCGTTGCTGTAGCTGCGAACGTTTGGAG TCCTGGAATACAAGGTACATTGGGTTGGAAGATGGGAGAAGTATATGCTTAGAGTGCATGGAATCTGCAATTATGGACACCGGCGATTGCCAACCTCTATATCATGCCATTAGAGACTATTATGAAGGCATGAACATGAGATTAGATCAGCAAATTCCCATGCTTCTCGTTGAACGACAAGCCTTAAATGATGCCATTGTAGGAGAGAAAAAT GGATACCACCATATGCCGGAGACCAGAGGCTTATGTCTTTCTGAAGAGCAGACCGTCACTAGT ATACTAAGAAGACCGAGAATTGGTGGACATCGATTAGTAGGAATGAGAACACACCCTCAAAGGCTAACTCGAAGATGTGAAGTAACAGCTATTCTTGTTCTCTATGGTTTACCGAG GTTATTGACTGGTGCTATACTTGCTCATGAGTTGATGCATGGCTGGCTACGACTTAAAG GTTACCGAAATCTAAGCCCTGAAGTAGAGGAGGGCATCTGTCAAGTTCTGTCTTACATGTGGCTGGAATCGGAAGTAATACCCGGATTCAGAGGCATGGCATCGACATCAACAGCCACATCATCATCCAATTCATCGTCAAAGAAAGGAAGGACTTCTGAGGTGGAAAAGAAGTTGGGAGAGTTCTTTTTGCACCAGATTGCACATGATGCTTCTCCAGCTTATGGAGGAGGTTTCAGAGCAGCCAATGCAGCTGTAAATAAATATGGATTGCGTCGCACTCTTGATCATATTCGCTATACCGGAAGTTTCCCCATTTAA
- the LOC141643076 gene encoding protein DA1-related 2 isoform X2: protein MGMLNYARKSPGLPASSNVERKSKFMKWLSKVFKGSGGGSSHGSSIGGRHPQFDEDENMLWRPPRTSLDGRPKPEKGREEVDHSLALSLADDVRRPNGYKWRSENEDEVARGVQDSLHRPSYPPYMPSYPDYPPYDPVPFCPRSYKLCSGCNRDIGYGNYLGCMGTFFHPECFCCRSCGYPITEHEFSLSGRDPYHKSCFKELTHPKCEVCHHFIPTNAAGLIEYRCHPFWSQKYCPSHEQDNTARCCSCERLESWNTRYIGLEDGRSICLECMESAIMDTGDCQPLYHAIRDYYEGMNMRLDQQIPMLLVERQALNDAIVGEKNGYHHMPETRGLCLSEEQTVTSILRRPRIGGHRLVGMRTHPQRLTRRCEVTAILVLYGLPRLLTGAILAHELMHGWLRLKGYRNLSPEVEEGICQVLSYMWLESEVIPGFRGMASTSTATSSSNSSSKKGRTSEVEKKLGEFFLHQIAHDASPAYGGGFRAANAAVNKYGLRRTLDHIRYTGSFPI from the exons ATGGGTATGTTGAATTACGCACGTAAAAGCCCGG GGCTCCCTGCTTCGTCTAATGTAGAGAGGAAATCCAAGTTTATGAAATGGCTGAGTAAAGTTTTTAAAGGGAGTGGAGGAGGGTCTAGTCACGGCTCATCGATTGGCGGTCGGCATCCACAGTTTGATGAAGACGAGAACATGCTTTGGCGACCGCCCCGTACTTCCCTG GATGGTCGGCCTAAACCGGAGAAAGGCAGAGAAGAGGTAGACCATTCACTTGCGCTTTCTTTGGCAGACGACGTCAGGAGACCAAATG GATATAAATGGCGGTCGGAAAATGAGGATGAAGTTGCAAGGGGAGTACAGGACAGCCTGCATAGACCTTCCTATCCTCCCTATATGCCCTCTTATCCTGACTACCCTCCTTATGATCCTGTCCCTTTCTGTCCTAGATCATACAA ATTATGCAGCGGATGCAATCGGGATATTGGGTATGGTAATTATCTAGGATGCATGGGAACCTTTTTCCATCCAGAATGCTTTTGCTGTCGCTCTTGTGGATATCCCATCACTGAACATGAG TTCTCTTTGTCAGGGAGGGATCCATACCACAAATCTTGTTTCAAGGAGTTAACCCATCCAAAGTGTGAAGTTTGTCATCATTTT ATTCCTACAAACGCAGCTGGACTGATCGAGTATCGATGCCACCCATTTTGGTCCCAGAAATACTGTCCCTCACACGAACAGGATAACACAGCTCGTTGCTGTAGCTGCGAACGTTTGGAG TCCTGGAATACAAGGTACATTGGGTTGGAAGATGGGAGAAGTATATGCTTAGAGTGCATGGAATCTGCAATTATGGACACCGGCGATTGCCAACCTCTATATCATGCCATTAGAGACTATTATGAAGGCATGAACATGAGATTAGATCAGCAAATTCCCATGCTTCTCGTTGAACGACAAGCCTTAAATGATGCCATTGTAGGAGAGAAAAAT GGATACCACCATATGCCGGAGACCAGAGGCTTATGTCTTTCTGAAGAGCAGACCGTCACTAGT ATACTAAGAAGACCGAGAATTGGTGGACATCGATTAGTAGGAATGAGAACACACCCTCAAAGGCTAACTCGAAGATGTGAAGTAACAGCTATTCTTGTTCTCTATGGTTTACCGAG GTTATTGACTGGTGCTATACTTGCTCATGAGTTGATGCATGGCTGGCTACGACTTAAAG GTTACCGAAATCTAAGCCCTGAAGTAGAGGAGGGCATCTGTCAAGTTCTGTCTTACATGTGGCTGGAATCGGAAGTAATACCCGGATTCAGAGGCATGGCATCGACATCAACAGCCACATCATCATCCAATTCATCGTCAAAGAAAGGAAGGACTTCTGAGGTGGAAAAGAAGTTGGGAGAGTTCTTTTTGCACCAGATTGCACATGATGCTTCTCCAGCTTATGGAGGAGGTTTCAGAGCAGCCAATGCAGCTGTAAATAAATATGGATTGCGTCGCACTCTTGATCATATTCGCTATACCGGAAGTTTCCCCATTTAA
- the LOC141641425 gene encoding protein FAR1-RELATED SEQUENCE 5-like encodes MNRIFGCPTHLKPVIGMVFDTLELGIAFYEAYEKECGFVTRKGSQKNKQGVTTHKTCLCNKAGECEAKGKKHRRQRTRVGCLAKIKFKRIANGKYQIYGFGEGHNHMPPTPLTMVHPTQTRELNIVHKKMIVDNSKVNKGPVMTYRMFKEYVRGYQNVGASLEDFKNFSRDIKKFLSEGDAQMLIEHFMKIKRMCPSFYFDFEVDEKGRLSHVFWADPISIKNYLLFGDMTSFDTTFRKNKYRMIFAPFTGVDHHKRCVTFGAGLLINESKESFAWLFTKFLEAMGGRYPLCIITDEDLGIEEGLKKVFKDKVQHRYCMWHILKKLPEKVGPVICRETEFLKEINSCVWGEDVEPAEFEERWTAIVEAHGLSDNEWLKEKYGIRHFWIPAYFRDLLLGGLMRTTSRSESENHFFSNFTNPNLTLVEFWMRFESAMDTQRWAQSKLIAQSKYSFPDLATPLDLEKHAAETYTPKIFEEFKVEIKQRCFTCAIGDKQKDKNHAILCIDVKDRERKKDYKVGYKTAEVKLVCSCKKFERHGILCRHILCVLKDYGFEKIPSEYLLNRWSKLATCQPIFNSMGVACDCRSSMHKRTN; translated from the coding sequence ATGAATCGGATTTTTGGTTGTCCTACCCATCTCAAGCCTGTTATTGGTATGGTCTTTGATACACTTGAACTCGGTATTGCTTTTTATGaagcatatgaaaaagaatgTGGGTTTGTGACTAGGAAAGGCTCACAAAAGAATAAACAGGGTGTCACTACACATAAAACTTGTTTGTGTAATAAGGCTGGAGAATGTGAAGCCAAAGGCAAAAaacaccgtaggcaaaggactaggGTAGGTTGCCTTGCTAAGATTAAGTTTAAACGAATTGCTAACGGTAAATACCAAATTTATGGTTTTGGTGAAGGGCATAATCATATGCCGCCTACACCATTAACAATGGTACATCCGACGCAAACGAGAGAATTGAATATAGTTCATAAAAAAATGATAGTTGACAACTCAAAGGTTAACAAAGGTCCAGTTATGACCTATAGGATGTTTAAGGAGTATGTCAGAGGTTATCAGAATGTGGGTGCTTCATTGGAAGACTTTAAAAACTTTTCAAGGGATATCAAAAAGTTCTTGTCAGAAGGGGATGCTCAAATGCTTATTGagcattttatgaaaataaaaagaATGTGTCCATCCTTTTACTTTGACTTTGAGGTAGATGAGAAAGGTAGATTGTCACATGTTTTCTGGGCTGACCCTATTAGTATAAAAAATTATTTGTTATTTGGGGATATGACATCCTTTGACACTACCTTTAGGAAAAATAAGTATAGAATGATATTCGCCCCTTTCACAGGGGTGGATCATCATAAGAGATGTGTGACCTTTGGGGCTGGGCTTCTTATTAATGAGAGCAAGGAATCATTTGCTTGGTTATTTACGAAATTCCTAGAAGCTATGGGGGGTCGTTATCCTTTGTGTATAATAACTGACGAAGATTTGGGGATAGAAGAAGGACTTAAGAAAGTCTTTAAAGATAAAGTGCAACatagatattgcatgtggcacatattGAAGAAGTTGCCAGAGAAGGTAGGGCCTGTTATATGTAGAGAAACTGAGTTTTTGAAAGAGATAAACTCATGTGTTTGGGGCGAAGATGTGGAGCCTGCTGAATTTGAGGAAAGATGGACAGCCATTGTGGAAGCTCATGGGTTGTCGGATAACGAGTGGCTTAAGGAAAAGTATGGCATTAGACATTTTTGGATTCCAGCTTACTTTCGTGACTTGTTATTAGGAGGGTTGATGAGAACCACCTCGAGGTCCGAGTCAGAAAATCATTTTTTTAGCAATTTCACTAATCCAAATTTGACCCTTGTTGAATTTTGGATGCGCTTTGAGAGTGCAATGGATACACAACGATGGGCTCAATCGAAACTGATTGCACAATCTAAGTACTCATTTCCTGACTTGGCTACTCCTCTAGACCTGGAAAAGCATGCAGCAGAAACCTACACTCCGAAAATTTTCGAGGAGTTCAAAGTGGAAATAAAGCAAAGATGCTTTACATGTGCCATTGGGGACAAACAAAAAGATAAGAATCATGCAATTCTCTGCATAGATGTCAAGGATCGTGAGAGAAAGAAAGACTATAAGGTGGGTTATAAGACAGCTGAAGTGAAACTAGTATGCAGTTGCAAGAAATTTGAACGACATGGAATACTTTGTCGACATATTCTCTGTGTCCTTAAAGATTATGGTTTTGAGAAAATTCCAAGCGAATACCTACTTAATAGGTGGAGCAAACTAGCAACCTGCCAGCCAATATTCAATTCGATGGGCGTTGCTTGCGATTGCAGATCGTCGATGCACAAAAGAACAAACTGA
- the LOC141643076 gene encoding protein DA1-related 2 isoform X5, whose amino-acid sequence MKWLSKVFKGSGGGSSHGSSIGGRHPQFDEDENMLWRPPRTSLDGRPKPEKGREEVDHSLALSLADDVRRPNGYKWRSENEDEVARGVQDSLHRPSYPPYMPSYPDYPPYDPVPFCPRSYKLCSGCNRDIGYGNYLGCMGTFFHPECFCCRSCGYPITEHEFSLSGRDPYHKSCFKELTHPKCEVCHHFIPTNAAGLIEYRCHPFWSQKYCPSHEQDNTARCCSCERLESWNTRYIGLEDGRSICLECMESAIMDTGDCQPLYHAIRDYYEGMNMRLDQQIPMLLVERQALNDAIVGEKNGYHHMPETRGLCLSEEQTVTSILRRPRIGGHRLVGMRTHPQRLTRRCEVTAILVLYGLPRLLTGAILAHELMHGWLRLKGYRNLSPEVEEGICQVLSYMWLESEVIPGFRGMASTSTATSSSNSSSKKGRTSEVEKKLGEFFLHQIAHDASPAYGGGFRAANAAVNKYGLRRTLDHIRYTGSFPI is encoded by the exons ATGAAATGGCTGAGTAAAGTTTTTAAAGGGAGTGGAGGAGGGTCTAGTCACGGCTCATCGATTGGCGGTCGGCATCCACAGTTTGATGAAGACGAGAACATGCTTTGGCGACCGCCCCGTACTTCCCTG GATGGTCGGCCTAAACCGGAGAAAGGCAGAGAAGAGGTAGACCATTCACTTGCGCTTTCTTTGGCAGACGACGTCAGGAGACCAAATG GATATAAATGGCGGTCGGAAAATGAGGATGAAGTTGCAAGGGGAGTACAGGACAGCCTGCATAGACCTTCCTATCCTCCCTATATGCCCTCTTATCCTGACTACCCTCCTTATGATCCTGTCCCTTTCTGTCCTAGATCATACAA ATTATGCAGCGGATGCAATCGGGATATTGGGTATGGTAATTATCTAGGATGCATGGGAACCTTTTTCCATCCAGAATGCTTTTGCTGTCGCTCTTGTGGATATCCCATCACTGAACATGAG TTCTCTTTGTCAGGGAGGGATCCATACCACAAATCTTGTTTCAAGGAGTTAACCCATCCAAAGTGTGAAGTTTGTCATCATTTT ATTCCTACAAACGCAGCTGGACTGATCGAGTATCGATGCCACCCATTTTGGTCCCAGAAATACTGTCCCTCACACGAACAGGATAACACAGCTCGTTGCTGTAGCTGCGAACGTTTGGAG TCCTGGAATACAAGGTACATTGGGTTGGAAGATGGGAGAAGTATATGCTTAGAGTGCATGGAATCTGCAATTATGGACACCGGCGATTGCCAACCTCTATATCATGCCATTAGAGACTATTATGAAGGCATGAACATGAGATTAGATCAGCAAATTCCCATGCTTCTCGTTGAACGACAAGCCTTAAATGATGCCATTGTAGGAGAGAAAAAT GGATACCACCATATGCCGGAGACCAGAGGCTTATGTCTTTCTGAAGAGCAGACCGTCACTAGT ATACTAAGAAGACCGAGAATTGGTGGACATCGATTAGTAGGAATGAGAACACACCCTCAAAGGCTAACTCGAAGATGTGAAGTAACAGCTATTCTTGTTCTCTATGGTTTACCGAG GTTATTGACTGGTGCTATACTTGCTCATGAGTTGATGCATGGCTGGCTACGACTTAAAG GTTACCGAAATCTAAGCCCTGAAGTAGAGGAGGGCATCTGTCAAGTTCTGTCTTACATGTGGCTGGAATCGGAAGTAATACCCGGATTCAGAGGCATGGCATCGACATCAACAGCCACATCATCATCCAATTCATCGTCAAAGAAAGGAAGGACTTCTGAGGTGGAAAAGAAGTTGGGAGAGTTCTTTTTGCACCAGATTGCACATGATGCTTCTCCAGCTTATGGAGGAGGTTTCAGAGCAGCCAATGCAGCTGTAAATAAATATGGATTGCGTCGCACTCTTGATCATATTCGCTATACCGGAAGTTTCCCCATTTAA
- the LOC141643076 gene encoding protein DA1-related 2 isoform X4, translated as MGMLNYARKSPERKSKFMKWLSKVFKGSGGGSSHGSSIGGRHPQFDEDENMLWRPPRTSLDGRPKPEKGREEVDHSLALSLADDVRRPNGYKWRSENEDEVARGVQDSLHRPSYPPYMPSYPDYPPYDPVPFCPRSYKLCSGCNRDIGYGNYLGCMGTFFHPECFCCRSCGYPITEHEFSLSGRDPYHKSCFKELTHPKCEVCHHFIPTNAAGLIEYRCHPFWSQKYCPSHEQDNTARCCSCERLESWNTRYIGLEDGRSICLECMESAIMDTGDCQPLYHAIRDYYEGMNMRLDQQIPMLLVERQALNDAIVGEKNGYHHMPETRGLCLSEEQTVTSILRRPRIGGHRLVGMRTHPQRLTRRCEVTAILVLYGLPRLLTGAILAHELMHGWLRLKGYRNLSPEVEEGICQVLSYMWLESEVIPGFRGMASTSTATSSSNSSSKKGRTSEVEKKLGEFFLHQIAHDASPAYGGGFRAANAAVNKYGLRRTLDHIRYTGSFPI; from the exons ATGGGTATGTTGAATTACGCACGTAAAAGCCCGG AGAGGAAATCCAAGTTTATGAAATGGCTGAGTAAAGTTTTTAAAGGGAGTGGAGGAGGGTCTAGTCACGGCTCATCGATTGGCGGTCGGCATCCACAGTTTGATGAAGACGAGAACATGCTTTGGCGACCGCCCCGTACTTCCCTG GATGGTCGGCCTAAACCGGAGAAAGGCAGAGAAGAGGTAGACCATTCACTTGCGCTTTCTTTGGCAGACGACGTCAGGAGACCAAATG GATATAAATGGCGGTCGGAAAATGAGGATGAAGTTGCAAGGGGAGTACAGGACAGCCTGCATAGACCTTCCTATCCTCCCTATATGCCCTCTTATCCTGACTACCCTCCTTATGATCCTGTCCCTTTCTGTCCTAGATCATACAA ATTATGCAGCGGATGCAATCGGGATATTGGGTATGGTAATTATCTAGGATGCATGGGAACCTTTTTCCATCCAGAATGCTTTTGCTGTCGCTCTTGTGGATATCCCATCACTGAACATGAG TTCTCTTTGTCAGGGAGGGATCCATACCACAAATCTTGTTTCAAGGAGTTAACCCATCCAAAGTGTGAAGTTTGTCATCATTTT ATTCCTACAAACGCAGCTGGACTGATCGAGTATCGATGCCACCCATTTTGGTCCCAGAAATACTGTCCCTCACACGAACAGGATAACACAGCTCGTTGCTGTAGCTGCGAACGTTTGGAG TCCTGGAATACAAGGTACATTGGGTTGGAAGATGGGAGAAGTATATGCTTAGAGTGCATGGAATCTGCAATTATGGACACCGGCGATTGCCAACCTCTATATCATGCCATTAGAGACTATTATGAAGGCATGAACATGAGATTAGATCAGCAAATTCCCATGCTTCTCGTTGAACGACAAGCCTTAAATGATGCCATTGTAGGAGAGAAAAAT GGATACCACCATATGCCGGAGACCAGAGGCTTATGTCTTTCTGAAGAGCAGACCGTCACTAGT ATACTAAGAAGACCGAGAATTGGTGGACATCGATTAGTAGGAATGAGAACACACCCTCAAAGGCTAACTCGAAGATGTGAAGTAACAGCTATTCTTGTTCTCTATGGTTTACCGAG GTTATTGACTGGTGCTATACTTGCTCATGAGTTGATGCATGGCTGGCTACGACTTAAAG GTTACCGAAATCTAAGCCCTGAAGTAGAGGAGGGCATCTGTCAAGTTCTGTCTTACATGTGGCTGGAATCGGAAGTAATACCCGGATTCAGAGGCATGGCATCGACATCAACAGCCACATCATCATCCAATTCATCGTCAAAGAAAGGAAGGACTTCTGAGGTGGAAAAGAAGTTGGGAGAGTTCTTTTTGCACCAGATTGCACATGATGCTTCTCCAGCTTATGGAGGAGGTTTCAGAGCAGCCAATGCAGCTGTAAATAAATATGGATTGCGTCGCACTCTTGATCATATTCGCTATACCGGAAGTTTCCCCATTTAA
- the LOC141643076 gene encoding protein DA1-related 2 isoform X1 yields the protein MADSSQVNHFSQPCIYGLPASSNVERKSKFMKWLSKVFKGSGGGSSHGSSIGGRHPQFDEDENMLWRPPRTSLDGRPKPEKGREEVDHSLALSLADDVRRPNGYKWRSENEDEVARGVQDSLHRPSYPPYMPSYPDYPPYDPVPFCPRSYKLCSGCNRDIGYGNYLGCMGTFFHPECFCCRSCGYPITEHEFSLSGRDPYHKSCFKELTHPKCEVCHHFIPTNAAGLIEYRCHPFWSQKYCPSHEQDNTARCCSCERLESWNTRYIGLEDGRSICLECMESAIMDTGDCQPLYHAIRDYYEGMNMRLDQQIPMLLVERQALNDAIVGEKNGYHHMPETRGLCLSEEQTVTSILRRPRIGGHRLVGMRTHPQRLTRRCEVTAILVLYGLPRLLTGAILAHELMHGWLRLKGYRNLSPEVEEGICQVLSYMWLESEVIPGFRGMASTSTATSSSNSSSKKGRTSEVEKKLGEFFLHQIAHDASPAYGGGFRAANAAVNKYGLRRTLDHIRYTGSFPI from the exons ATGGCTGATTCTTCTCAAGTCAACCATTTTTCTCAACCCTGCATTTATG GGCTCCCTGCTTCGTCTAATGTAGAGAGGAAATCCAAGTTTATGAAATGGCTGAGTAAAGTTTTTAAAGGGAGTGGAGGAGGGTCTAGTCACGGCTCATCGATTGGCGGTCGGCATCCACAGTTTGATGAAGACGAGAACATGCTTTGGCGACCGCCCCGTACTTCCCTG GATGGTCGGCCTAAACCGGAGAAAGGCAGAGAAGAGGTAGACCATTCACTTGCGCTTTCTTTGGCAGACGACGTCAGGAGACCAAATG GATATAAATGGCGGTCGGAAAATGAGGATGAAGTTGCAAGGGGAGTACAGGACAGCCTGCATAGACCTTCCTATCCTCCCTATATGCCCTCTTATCCTGACTACCCTCCTTATGATCCTGTCCCTTTCTGTCCTAGATCATACAA ATTATGCAGCGGATGCAATCGGGATATTGGGTATGGTAATTATCTAGGATGCATGGGAACCTTTTTCCATCCAGAATGCTTTTGCTGTCGCTCTTGTGGATATCCCATCACTGAACATGAG TTCTCTTTGTCAGGGAGGGATCCATACCACAAATCTTGTTTCAAGGAGTTAACCCATCCAAAGTGTGAAGTTTGTCATCATTTT ATTCCTACAAACGCAGCTGGACTGATCGAGTATCGATGCCACCCATTTTGGTCCCAGAAATACTGTCCCTCACACGAACAGGATAACACAGCTCGTTGCTGTAGCTGCGAACGTTTGGAG TCCTGGAATACAAGGTACATTGGGTTGGAAGATGGGAGAAGTATATGCTTAGAGTGCATGGAATCTGCAATTATGGACACCGGCGATTGCCAACCTCTATATCATGCCATTAGAGACTATTATGAAGGCATGAACATGAGATTAGATCAGCAAATTCCCATGCTTCTCGTTGAACGACAAGCCTTAAATGATGCCATTGTAGGAGAGAAAAAT GGATACCACCATATGCCGGAGACCAGAGGCTTATGTCTTTCTGAAGAGCAGACCGTCACTAGT ATACTAAGAAGACCGAGAATTGGTGGACATCGATTAGTAGGAATGAGAACACACCCTCAAAGGCTAACTCGAAGATGTGAAGTAACAGCTATTCTTGTTCTCTATGGTTTACCGAG GTTATTGACTGGTGCTATACTTGCTCATGAGTTGATGCATGGCTGGCTACGACTTAAAG GTTACCGAAATCTAAGCCCTGAAGTAGAGGAGGGCATCTGTCAAGTTCTGTCTTACATGTGGCTGGAATCGGAAGTAATACCCGGATTCAGAGGCATGGCATCGACATCAACAGCCACATCATCATCCAATTCATCGTCAAAGAAAGGAAGGACTTCTGAGGTGGAAAAGAAGTTGGGAGAGTTCTTTTTGCACCAGATTGCACATGATGCTTCTCCAGCTTATGGAGGAGGTTTCAGAGCAGCCAATGCAGCTGTAAATAAATATGGATTGCGTCGCACTCTTGATCATATTCGCTATACCGGAAGTTTCCCCATTTAA